One Pleurocapsa sp. PCC 7327 DNA segment encodes these proteins:
- a CDS encoding class I SAM-dependent methyltransferase, protein MSQLQILFRQTSSWLYSNNSFVKEWRYRRLKQFLSLVKPPNRARIIDLGGTPYMWELIDRSFNVTLVNLPGAIRQTDKVRGYTYVESDATNLISLFDDKSFDIVFSNSVIEHVGDEKKQAAFAAEVHRLANAYWVQTPSDNFPIEVHTGVPFYWQLPHWIRDRLIRSWKTKLPAWTKMIEELRVVSKSSMRQLFPDAKIYVERKLWFEKSYSFYKPFHQ, encoded by the coding sequence ATGTCACAATTGCAAATCCTGTTCCGACAAACTTCGTCGTGGTTGTACAGCAATAATTCGTTTGTCAAAGAGTGGCGCTATAGGCGTTTAAAGCAATTCTTGTCACTGGTCAAACCGCCTAATCGCGCTCGGATTATCGACTTAGGAGGAACTCCTTACATGTGGGAGTTAATCGATCGCAGCTTCAATGTTACTCTCGTCAACTTACCTGGTGCGATTCGGCAAACTGATAAGGTACGGGGTTATACTTATGTTGAAAGCGATGCAACCAATCTTATCAGTCTGTTTGACGACAAATCTTTCGATATCGTATTCAGCAACTCCGTCATCGAACATGTTGGCGATGAAAAAAAACAAGCGGCTTTCGCGGCAGAAGTTCATAGATTGGCTAACGCTTATTGGGTGCAAACACCGAGCGATAACTTTCCTATCGAGGTGCATACTGGCGTTCCCTTTTATTGGCAGCTGCCTCATTGGATACGCGATCGCTTAATCCGATCGTGGAAGACAAAATTGCCCGCCTGGACAAAAATGATTGAAGAATTAAGGGTTGTATCTAAAAGTTCGATGAGACAATTGTTTCCTGATGCAAAGATATATGTCGAACGCAAATTGTGGTTTGAAAAGTCATACTCTTTCTATAAACCTTTTCACCAATAG
- a CDS encoding IS1 family transposase (programmed frameshift) yields MQCPECGSTALGKNGKQRGKQNYLCKACRRQFIETYDPPAGYGDEFKRDCLKLDVNGMGFRAIERVKGVHHTTVITWVKQIGELLPDAYEPEVTPEVGELDELETFVGTQKNKIWLWTAVDHFKAGILGWVLGAHSAETFRPLWAIVAAWKCYFYVTDGWKVYPGFIPDGNHIISKTYMTRVEGENTRLRHYLARLHRKTLCYSKSVAMLKHSLKLLLHYLKFGEVPVPQ; encoded by the exons ATGCAATGTCCTGAATGTGGCTCTACTGCGCTCGGTAAGAACGGTAAGCAAAGAGGTAAACAAAATTACCTTTGTAAAGCTTGTCGGCGGCAGTTCATTGAAACCTATGATCCCCCTGCAGGCTATGGTGATGAGTTTAAGCGGGACTGTCTCAAACTGGATGTCAACGGCATGGGATTTCGAGCCATTGAACGAGTCAAAGGCGTTCACCATACAACGGTGATTACTTGGGTCAAGCAAATTGGGGAATTGTTACCCGATGCTTACGAACCAGAAGTCACGCCGGAAGTGGGGGAATTGGATGAGTTGGAGACCTTTGTGGGCAC ACAAAAAAACAAGATTTGGCTGTGGACTGCCGTTGACCACTTTAAAGCGGGGATTTTAGGGTGGGTTTTAGGGGCTCATAGCGCGGAAACGTTCCGTCCCTTGTGGGCCATCGTGGCCGCTTGGAAGTGCTATTTCTATGTCACCGATGGTTGGAAGGTCTATCCTGGTTTCATTCCCGATGGCAACCACATTATCAGCAAGACTTACATGACGCGGGTGGAAGGCGAAAATACCCGATTACGTCACTACCTGGCTCGATTGCACCGCAAGACGTTGTGCTACTCGAAGTCCGTAGCAATGCTAAAGCACTCGCTCAAATTGTTACTGCACTACCTGAAATTTGGAGAGGTGCCTGTCCCTCAGTGA